A single region of the Pseudomonas granadensis genome encodes:
- a CDS encoding SOS response-associated peptidase family protein has protein sequence MCEYIVQHAAPQKLASCFLEGEISRIEVLGVSAKSTDASDDEAAAKGNLIKPGMQLTGIRHRGATLECLPVRWGWSPSWSSGTLPPLTHLPLHLVMRSKVFNRVKRDGRMLVAVEGWYEPLDTGMTVHSRNLAYTTSRQPAPMFLAALAQGGASNGYEGLALVTHEDVEMKRQRLLAFAAQDALEWLRPDLEWEQARVLAVHRAVVEPQLEHVLTSQRTLRFK, from the coding sequence ATGTGTGAATACATTGTTCAACACGCCGCCCCGCAGAAACTGGCGTCGTGTTTTCTCGAAGGGGAGATTTCACGAATTGAAGTGTTGGGCGTTTCGGCAAAAAGCACCGACGCGAGCGACGATGAAGCGGCCGCGAAAGGCAATCTGATCAAACCCGGCATGCAGCTCACCGGCATTCGTCATCGCGGGGCTACGCTGGAATGTCTGCCGGTGCGCTGGGGCTGGTCGCCGTCGTGGTCGAGCGGGACGTTGCCGCCGCTGACGCATTTGCCGCTGCACCTGGTGATGCGCTCGAAAGTGTTCAACCGGGTCAAGCGTGACGGGCGCATGCTCGTCGCCGTCGAGGGCTGGTACGAGCCTCTGGATACTGGCATGACCGTACACTCACGCAATCTGGCCTACACCACGTCGCGTCAGCCAGCTCCCATGTTCCTCGCGGCGCTTGCACAGGGCGGCGCCTCGAACGGATATGAAGGGCTGGCTTTGGTGACTCATGAAGATGTCGAGATGAAACGCCAGCGGTTGCTGGCGTTCGCTGCGCAGGATGCGCTGGAATGGTTACGCCCCGACCTCGAATGGGAGCAGGCGCGGGTGCTCGCCGTGCATCGCGCGGTGGTCGAGCCGCAGTTGGAGCACGTGCTCACGTCCCAGCGTACCCTGCGGTTCAAGTGA
- a CDS encoding DUF6555 family protein, which produces MSQAELYVINYRLHGKPKSFIIRTKLMNNAEAWQWASCDAGLTPIPKPGRPPLKRFSKPMAERFGVTDVQWRASKPVTWDEDMAI; this is translated from the coding sequence ATGAGCCAAGCAGAATTGTATGTGATCAACTACCGACTCCACGGCAAGCCCAAGTCGTTCATCATCAGGACAAAATTGATGAATAACGCGGAAGCCTGGCAGTGGGCCAGTTGTGACGCGGGGTTGACCCCGATCCCCAAGCCCGGAAGGCCTCCCTTGAAGCGTTTTTCCAAACCGATGGCGGAGCGGTTCGGCGTGACCGACGTGCAATGGCGGGCCTCGAAACCCGTGACCTGGGATGAGGACATGGCGATATGA